A single genomic interval of candidate division KSB1 bacterium harbors:
- a CDS encoding FG-GAP repeat protein, with translation MNSLYSKLALVLFLLNAIAFKVDILHSQQPRIGRENKLLPSDGKDEDYFGTSVAISGAYAIIGAPQGVGAAYIFKFDGSDWVETQKLVLSNAVGFGTSVDIEGNVAVAGAPFKSGSASIFEFDGF, from the coding sequence ATGAACAGTCTCTACTCGAAACTGGCTTTGGTCCTTTTTCTTTTGAATGCAATTGCATTTAAAGTGGACATCCTGCATTCCCAGCAGCCAAGGATTGGCAGAGAAAATAAACTTCTCCCTAGTGATGGGAAGGACGAAGATTACTTTGGCACATCGGTTGCAATTAGTGGAGCTTATGCCATCATTGGCGCACCCCAAGGGGTAGGGGCGGCATACATATTCAAGTTTGACGGCAGCGATTGGGTCGAAACACAAAAGCTGGTGCTAAGCAATGCCGTGGGTTTTGGTACTTCGGTAGATATTGAAGGAAACGTAGCTGTTGCCGGGGCTCCTTTTAAAAGTGGATCGGCCTCCATCTTCGAATTCGATGGCTTTTAA